The following are from one region of the Amedibacterium intestinale genome:
- a CDS encoding M42 family metallopeptidase — protein MNKEYVCDFAKKLLQIDSPTGYTKKAIAYVEEEAKRLGYETKRNNKGNLWIYVNGKSNEKTIGLCAHCDTLGLMVRSIKSDGKLALTNLGGPIIPTLDGEYCRIYTRDGNVYTGTILSTSPATHVYKDASTKVRDIDNIEVRIDEVVYAKEDTEKLGIQNGDIVAIDPKVQITESGFIKSRFLDDKISASALMGVLYELKQKNITPSYNLIFMMSTYEEVGHGMAHIPSEISELLAVDMGCIGLDLACTEQQVSICAKDSSGPYDYDFTTHLITLAKENNINFAVDIYPMYGSDVSAARSAGNDVKGALIGPGVHASHGMERTHIDGVMETMKLILAYICE, from the coding sequence ATGAATAAAGAATATGTGTGTGATTTTGCGAAAAAACTTCTTCAAATTGATTCTCCTACAGGATATACAAAAAAAGCAATTGCTTATGTAGAAGAAGAAGCAAAACGCTTAGGATATGAAACAAAACGCAACAACAAAGGCAATTTATGGATTTATGTAAATGGAAAAAGCAATGAAAAAACGATTGGTTTATGTGCACATTGTGATACATTAGGATTAATGGTGCGCTCTATCAAAAGTGATGGGAAATTAGCTCTTACCAATTTAGGAGGACCTATCATTCCTACCCTTGATGGTGAATATTGCCGTATTTATACAAGAGATGGAAATGTGTATACAGGTACAATTCTTTCTACTTCTCCTGCAACTCATGTATATAAAGATGCTTCTACAAAAGTACGTGATATCGATAATATAGAAGTGCGTATTGATGAAGTCGTATATGCAAAGGAAGATACAGAAAAATTAGGTATTCAAAATGGAGATATTGTCGCAATCGACCCAAAAGTACAAATTACAGAAAGCGGCTTTATTAAATCTCGTTTCTTAGATGACAAGATTTCTGCTTCTGCATTAATGGGTGTATTGTACGAATTAAAACAGAAAAATATTACACCATCTTATAATCTAATTTTTATGATGAGTACATATGAAGAGGTAGGTCATGGAATGGCGCATATTCCTTCTGAAATCAGTGAACTTTTGGCAGTTGATATGGGATGTATTGGTTTAGATCTTGCCTGCACTGAACAGCAGGTATCTATATGTGCAAAAGATTCCAGTGGTCCTTATGATTATGACTTTACAACACATCTGATTACACTGGCTAAAGAAAATAACATTAATTTTGCCGTTGATATTTATCCTATGTATGGTTCTGATGTCAGTGCCGCAAGAAGTGCTGGCAATGATGTTAAAGGTGCTTTGATTGGTCCTGGGGTTCATGCTTCTCATGGTATGGAAAGAACGCATATTGATGGTGTTATGGAAACCATGAAATTAATTCTTGCCTATATTTGTGAATAA
- the pyrR gene encoding bifunctional pyr operon transcriptional regulator/uracil phosphoribosyltransferase PyrR, translated as METKEIMDAISIKRSLTRITHEIIERNKGVENIILVGIKTRGAVLAGYLADSIARVEHVDVPCYALDVSHWRDDREEAYPIPELEMPVKNKKVILVDDVLFKGRTVRAAMDAIMHYGRAKEIQLAVLVDRGHRELPIRADYIGKNIPSSLQEQIRVKVNDIDGCDGVYISK; from the coding sequence ATGGAAACAAAGGAAATTATGGATGCTATATCTATCAAACGTTCTCTTACACGTATTACACATGAAATCATTGAAAGAAATAAGGGTGTAGAAAATATTATTCTAGTTGGAATAAAAACAAGAGGTGCTGTATTGGCTGGATATCTTGCGGATAGTATCGCAAGAGTAGAACATGTCGATGTTCCCTGTTATGCTTTAGATGTATCCCATTGGCGAGATGACAGAGAAGAGGCCTATCCGATTCCTGAACTAGAAATGCCTGTAAAAAACAAAAAGGTTATTTTGGTTGATGATGTATTGTTTAAAGGAAGAACGGTACGTGCTGCAATGGATGCGATCATGCATTATGGAAGAGCAAAAGAAATTCAGCTTGCGGTATTAGTTGATCGAGGACATCGTGAACTTCCTATTCGTGCAGATTATATTGGTAAAAATATTCCTAGTTCTTTACAGGAACAGATACGTGTAAAAGTAAATGACATTGATGGATGCGATGGTGTTTATATTAGTAAATAG
- a CDS encoding YjjG family noncanonical pyrimidine nucleotidase has protein sequence MKKYTTLLFDADNTLLDFDACEKEALKKTFEAYNCPLRDDMKKRYMEINHALWKSYEKGEISREEVIYTRFGKLFEEFGIPLDGVEFEDTYQDELGKSHELVEHAMDVILQLKQYHDLYIVTNGVSATQYSRLKDSGLDQHFKDIFVSEEVGYRKPMKEYFSYCFDKIGDLDKEKTLIIGDSLSSDIKGGNNAGIATCWYNPKKQKKTDDYHVTHEIEDLRELLELV, from the coding sequence ATGAAAAAATATACAACGTTATTGTTTGATGCAGATAATACATTACTGGATTTTGATGCATGTGAAAAAGAAGCTTTAAAAAAGACTTTTGAAGCTTATAACTGTCCTCTTCGTGATGATATGAAAAAACGTTATATGGAAATTAACCATGCGTTATGGAAATCGTATGAAAAAGGGGAAATAAGCAGAGAGGAAGTCATTTATACTCGCTTTGGAAAATTGTTTGAAGAATTTGGTATTCCTTTAGATGGGGTGGAATTTGAAGATACGTATCAAGATGAACTTGGAAAAAGTCATGAATTGGTGGAACATGCCATGGATGTAATTTTACAGCTGAAACAGTATCATGATTTATATATCGTAACAAATGGGGTAAGTGCGACACAGTACTCTCGTTTAAAAGATTCTGGCTTGGATCAGCATTTTAAAGATATCTTTGTATCGGAAGAAGTAGGATATCGCAAACCTATGAAAGAATATTTTTCTTATTGTTTTGATAAAATAGGGGATTTAGATAAAGAAAAAACATTGATTATTGGAGATTCTTTATCAAGTGATATCAAAGGTGGAAACAATGCTGGTATAGCGACATGCTGGTACAATCCTAAAAAACAGAAAAAAACGGATGATTATCATGTTACGCATGAGATTGAGGATTTAAGAGAATTGCTGGAGTTGGTATAG
- a CDS encoding alpha/beta fold hydrolase → MEHGYVHVEKKGHGPAVVLLHGWGQNLYMMKFLQDHLQNQFTVFNLDLPGFGKSEEPLYCWSVDEYAQFLYCLLEEEGVKNPILIAHSFGARIAICYAARYPCKKLILTGAAGLLPKRGMTYYLKVSIYKLCKKLSINLTMGSEDYQKASSVMRGVLVKAVNENLESLLPRIRCDTLLVWGEKDEQTPLWMGKRMEQLLPHASLIVFKKEGHFAYFYQSLRFQRIVDAFLEGEV, encoded by the coding sequence ATGGAACACGGATATGTACATGTAGAAAAGAAAGGACATGGACCTGCTGTTGTATTGTTACATGGGTGGGGTCAAAATCTTTATATGATGAAGTTTTTGCAGGATCATTTACAAAATCAATTTACTGTATTTAATCTTGATCTTCCAGGCTTTGGAAAAAGTGAAGAACCGCTTTATTGCTGGTCGGTTGATGAATATGCACAGTTTCTTTATTGTTTGCTGGAAGAAGAAGGTGTAAAGAATCCCATTCTTATTGCCCATTCTTTTGGCGCAAGAATTGCCATATGTTATGCAGCACGCTATCCTTGTAAAAAGCTGATTCTTACAGGAGCAGCAGGTCTTTTACCAAAAAGAGGAATGACATATTATTTAAAAGTATCTATATATAAGCTTTGTAAGAAACTATCGATCAATCTAACAATGGGAAGTGAAGATTATCAAAAGGCATCTTCTGTTATGAGAGGTGTTTTAGTAAAGGCAGTAAATGAAAATTTAGAATCTCTTTTGCCTCGAATTCGCTGTGACACATTATTAGTATGGGGAGAAAAAGATGAACAGACTCCCTTATGGATGGGGAAAAGAATGGAGCAGCTGCTTCCCCATGCATCACTTATTGTTTTCAAAAAAGAAGGACACTTTGCTTATTTTTATCAAAGCCTTCGTTTTCAAAGAATTGTTGATGCATTTTTGGAGGGAGAAGTATGA
- a CDS encoding Mur ligase family protein gives MNAILWISYLCFLLVPIKHSLHMFQQNRYRFDRYSTWIKKDIMIKQKEIGRQFLYLCGVYFLLLYPDGYLLATLLFIYAYLDFKVETRKLYRKALVYTPRVKRILVMELFLIGVFFTGYLSLPIFWQIFFIPFVYFLPWIFVYFSSCLMQPIEKKIAQYYQRQAKSMLSALPHLLIVGIGGSYGKTSTKNILYHLVNNTFMTLKTPHSYNNPMGITKTIRTMLQPIHEVFLCEMGADHVHDIEELMEFVQPSMSIVTSIGSQHLQTFHSMENIQKEKMQMIEKLPRDGIGFLNIDEPWIVDYALKNTCRIIWYGTNEKADYYLHNISYNKTHTSFSICYQNHNILFTTPLLGKHNLQNICGAIAIAHTLGISWEILQKKVELLPFVEHRLEKKVYKDYILLDDAYNSNPIGARYAFDVLKQMDGQRIVITPGCIDLGDMQEEENRKLGVYVTDCADDIILVGAKQTTSYYEGIKQTEFPKSHVYIANDFTQALNIFNKIKTKGCIVLFENDLPDAFHH, from the coding sequence ATGAATGCCATACTGTGGATATCTTATCTTTGTTTTTTGTTAGTGCCAATCAAACATTCGCTGCATATGTTTCAACAAAATCGCTATCGATTTGATCGTTACAGTACATGGATAAAAAAGGATATAATGATCAAACAAAAAGAAATAGGAAGACAGTTTTTGTATTTGTGCGGAGTGTATTTTCTGCTTTTATATCCAGATGGGTATTTGTTAGCTACTCTTCTATTTATATATGCCTATTTGGATTTTAAAGTAGAAACTAGAAAATTATATCGCAAAGCACTTGTATATACACCAAGAGTTAAGCGAATCCTGGTAATGGAGCTTTTTCTAATAGGAGTTTTTTTTACAGGATATCTTTCTTTACCGATATTTTGGCAAATCTTTTTTATTCCTTTTGTTTATTTTTTACCTTGGATCTTTGTTTATTTTTCTTCCTGTCTTATGCAGCCAATAGAAAAAAAGATTGCCCAATATTATCAAAGACAGGCGAAATCTATGCTTTCCGCTCTTCCACATCTTTTGATTGTCGGAATTGGTGGAAGTTATGGGAAAACGAGCACCAAAAATATTTTATATCATTTAGTAAACAATACCTTTATGACTTTAAAAACACCACACTCCTATAACAATCCTATGGGAATTACAAAAACAATACGAACGATGTTGCAGCCGATTCATGAAGTGTTTTTGTGTGAGATGGGGGCAGATCATGTACATGATATTGAAGAATTAATGGAGTTTGTACAACCTTCTATGAGTATTGTAACTTCTATTGGTTCTCAGCATTTACAAACCTTTCACTCAATGGAAAATATTCAAAAAGAAAAGATGCAGATGATAGAAAAATTACCAAGAGATGGTATTGGCTTTTTAAATATAGATGAACCATGGATTGTGGACTATGCGCTTAAGAATACATGCCGTATTATTTGGTATGGTACAAATGAAAAGGCTGATTATTATTTGCATAATATCTCTTATAATAAAACACATACAAGTTTTTCTATCTGTTATCAAAATCATAATATCTTGTTTACCACTCCTTTGTTAGGAAAACATAATTTGCAAAATATTTGCGGAGCTATTGCGATTGCCCATACACTGGGCATTTCCTGGGAAATATTGCAGAAAAAAGTAGAACTTTTACCTTTTGTGGAACATCGCTTAGAGAAAAAAGTATACAAAGACTATATCCTGTTAGATGATGCATATAATTCTAATCCTATAGGGGCAAGATATGCTTTTGATGTTTTAAAACAAATGGATGGACAGCGTATTGTCATTACACCTGGATGCATTGATTTAGGGGATATGCAGGAGGAAGAAAATAGAAAACTGGGAGTCTATGTTACAGATTGTGCGGACGATATTATCCTTGTAGGAGCGAAACAGACAACATCGTATTATGAAGGAATAAAACAAACAGAATTCCCAAAAAGCCATGTGTATATCGCGAATGATTTTACGCAGGCATTAAATATCTTTAACAAGATCAAAACAAAGGGATGTATCGTTTTGTTTGAAAATGATCTTCCCGATGCCTTTCATCATTAA
- a CDS encoding D-alanine--D-alanine ligase family protein → MKLRVLVVFGGVSVEHEVSIISALQAIEVLQVKYDVIPLYIAKTGVMYSDPSFLDIETFQNIDDVLQNKKPVHIIKHEQNGMLVYKKKFALQKIPFDIVFPILHGTNGEDGSFQGFLKTLDVPFAGCDVLGGALGQNKAVMKMVLQDRGLPIVPWFYWEEHQTMEEAFVQKVKRLGYPVIIKPANLGSSVGIHWVEDEEQLLTAMKDAFLYDSLVVIEKAIVHLKEINCSVLGDKAQCKTSVLEEVVKEDEILSFRDKYERGEKGKGMASLKRKIPADISSDMEEEIKQYAVNTFHALQCEGVCRIDFLIDCDGSIYVNEINTIPGSLSCYLWEKSGVSFSKLLDDVLQMGLKKYRISHNKIHSWNTNLLSMYEKGQGKLK, encoded by the coding sequence ATGAAGTTACGAGTTTTGGTCGTTTTTGGCGGAGTATCTGTTGAACATGAAGTTAGTATTATATCAGCTCTTCAGGCTATAGAAGTCTTGCAAGTTAAATATGATGTGATTCCTTTATATATTGCGAAAACTGGAGTGATGTATAGCGACCCTTCTTTTCTTGATATAGAAACATTTCAAAATATAGATGATGTACTTCAAAATAAAAAACCTGTGCATATAATAAAACATGAACAAAATGGTATGCTGGTTTATAAAAAGAAGTTTGCTTTACAAAAGATACCATTTGATATCGTTTTTCCTATCCTGCATGGAACAAATGGAGAAGATGGAAGTTTTCAGGGATTTTTAAAAACACTGGATGTTCCTTTTGCAGGGTGTGATGTTTTAGGTGGTGCATTAGGGCAGAATAAGGCAGTTATGAAAATGGTGCTGCAAGATCGAGGTCTTCCTATTGTTCCCTGGTTTTATTGGGAAGAACATCAAACAATGGAGGAAGCTTTTGTTCAGAAAGTAAAACGTTTAGGGTATCCAGTTATCATTAAACCAGCGAATCTTGGAAGCAGTGTTGGAATTCACTGGGTAGAAGATGAGGAACAACTCTTAACGGCTATGAAAGATGCATTTTTATATGATTCCCTTGTTGTGATTGAAAAGGCAATCGTGCATCTAAAAGAAATAAACTGTTCTGTATTAGGGGATAAAGCACAATGTAAAACGAGTGTTTTAGAAGAAGTCGTAAAAGAAGATGAAATTCTTTCTTTTAGGGATAAGTATGAAAGAGGAGAAAAAGGAAAGGGTATGGCATCTTTAAAGCGAAAGATTCCAGCAGATATTTCTTCCGATATGGAAGAAGAAATAAAACAGTATGCAGTAAATACATTTCATGCTTTGCAATGTGAAGGGGTATGCCGTATAGATTTTTTGATTGATTGTGATGGTTCGATTTATGTGAATGAAATTAATACCATACCTGGTTCACTTTCTTGTTACCTTTGGGAAAAAAGTGGAGTGTCTTTTTCAAAACTGTTAGATGATGTATTACAGATGGGATTAAAGAAATATCGTATATCACATAATAAAATACACAGCTGGAATACAAATTTACTTTCCATGTATGAGAAAGGGCAGGGAAAATTAAAATAA
- a CDS encoding AraC family transcriptional regulator translates to MGIQRFQLKEKQNIVKANFRLLYISSSIYESDWHSTPHAHHCTEIFYVIKGNGSFLVNEDVFDVKEDDLIIVNPNVMHTEMSKGGNPLQYIVLGIEGLQFTSLSKQEELDDYSVHNYCNYKHEVLFYMKTLLQEVNYQDEGYESVCQNLLEVLIINMIRRTKANLIVAPAQKVTKECRFVEQYINTHFQEDITLELLSEKAFMNKFYLVHAFKQYKGMSPINYLIHLRIKAAKELLETTNYSIAQISESSGFSSQSYFSQAFKKETGMTPNAYRKTKDIHRKEIQLS, encoded by the coding sequence ATGGGAATTCAACGATTCCAATTAAAAGAAAAACAGAACATTGTAAAGGCAAATTTCCGTCTTCTCTATATATCCTCTTCTATTTATGAAAGTGACTGGCATTCTACACCACATGCACATCACTGTACCGAAATCTTTTATGTGATAAAAGGAAATGGTAGCTTTCTTGTTAATGAAGATGTTTTCGATGTGAAAGAAGACGATTTAATCATTGTCAATCCTAATGTTATGCATACAGAAATGAGTAAAGGTGGAAACCCTCTTCAATATATTGTATTAGGAATTGAAGGTCTGCAGTTTACAAGCCTGTCAAAACAGGAGGAACTGGATGATTACAGTGTTCATAATTATTGTAACTACAAGCATGAAGTTTTATTTTATATGAAAACCCTGCTGCAAGAAGTAAATTATCAAGATGAAGGATATGAAAGCGTCTGTCAGAATTTACTAGAAGTCCTAATCATTAATATGATTCGCCGTACAAAAGCTAATCTAATTGTTGCCCCTGCTCAAAAAGTCACGAAAGAATGCAGATTTGTGGAACAGTATATCAACACACACTTTCAGGAAGATATTACTTTGGAACTGTTAAGTGAAAAAGCATTTATGAATAAATTTTATTTGGTACATGCGTTTAAACAATACAAAGGAATGTCTCCTATCAACTATTTGATTCATCTAAGAATCAAAGCAGCCAAAGAACTTTTAGAAACAACAAACTATTCGATTGCACAAATTAGTGAGTCCAGTGGTTTTTCTTCTCAGTCTTATTTTTCACAGGCTTTTAAAAAAGAAACCGGTATGACACCAAATGCTTATCGTAAAACAAAAGATATTCATCGCAAAGAAATACAATTGTCCTAA
- the gnpA gene encoding 1,3-beta-galactosyl-N-acetylhexosamine phosphorylase, producing the protein MKTEKGRVTVPTDVDVVQDTIEIIRRWKADAIRDCDGTDMPQELRNMDIKQYATYYTTRKDNAWAKAHPEEIQQMYLMSEYYTAKDTTLHIPIMKHFYKEQLKPNTLDDIHRWWEVIDRTEDNVISTWEYDAEKQEVIINNTKPYHAYTVSFLAFVIWDPVHMYNALTNEWKNEEHQMTYDVRQPKTQAYVLEKMRKFVKEREDVDVVRFTTFFHQFTLQFDEYAREKFVDWFGYSGSVSPYILEKFEKEVGYPFRPEYIINKGFNNSTFCVPTKEYLDFMDFQQREVCALAKQFVDICHEGGKEAMMFLGDHWIGTEPFGKYFQNIGLDAVVGSVGSGATLRLISDIEGVRYTEGRFLPYFFPDVFHEGGDPLQEAKVNWVTARRAILRKPLDRIGYGGYLKLAMKFPAFIDYIEKVCEEFRELYDHVNQQKPYTHLNVAVLNSWGELRRWGTHMVAHAIPYKQTYSYNGVIEALSGFPFDVRFISFDDIRNNPSVLDDIDVVINAGDAYTAYSGGKEFDEGIVTTLRKYVDNGGGFIGVGEPSANENGGKFFTLYDVLGVDKELGFTLSTDKYNWECKEHFISEQLTQDDFGEEVRNIYALRDTTVIRQKDHNVNLAANSYGKGHSVYINGLPFSFENARLLYRSIYYAAGKEAEMKQWYSENYNVEVNVYPSTNSYCVVNNTYEPQKTIIYTDKDNFEVELEASEIRWFTM; encoded by the coding sequence ATGAAAACAGAAAAAGGACGTGTAACCGTACCAACCGATGTGGATGTGGTACAGGATACAATAGAAATTATTCGACGATGGAAAGCAGATGCGATTCGTGATTGTGATGGTACGGATATGCCGCAGGAACTAAGAAATATGGATATCAAACAGTATGCGACATACTATACAACAAGAAAAGATAATGCCTGGGCAAAGGCACATCCAGAAGAAATTCAGCAAATGTATTTGATGAGTGAGTATTATACTGCAAAAGATACAACGTTACATATTCCTATTATGAAACATTTTTATAAGGAACAGTTAAAGCCAAATACACTCGATGATATTCACAGATGGTGGGAAGTGATTGATCGAACAGAAGATAACGTAATTTCCACCTGGGAGTATGATGCAGAAAAACAAGAAGTCATCATTAATAATACGAAACCATATCATGCCTATACCGTAAGTTTTTTGGCATTTGTTATATGGGATCCTGTACATATGTACAATGCGTTGACAAATGAATGGAAAAATGAAGAACACCAGATGACCTATGATGTGCGACAGCCGAAAACACAGGCATATGTATTAGAAAAAATGCGCAAGTTTGTGAAAGAAAGAGAAGATGTTGATGTTGTTCGCTTTACTACTTTTTTTCATCAGTTCACTTTGCAGTTTGATGAATATGCCAGAGAAAAATTTGTAGACTGGTTTGGGTACAGTGGTTCTGTTTCCCCTTATATTTTGGAGAAGTTTGAAAAAGAAGTCGGTTATCCATTTCGTCCAGAATACATAATTAATAAGGGATTCAACAATTCTACTTTCTGTGTACCAACAAAAGAATATTTGGATTTTATGGACTTTCAGCAAAGGGAAGTTTGCGCACTAGCAAAACAATTTGTGGATATTTGTCATGAAGGTGGTAAAGAAGCCATGATGTTTTTAGGAGATCACTGGATTGGAACAGAACCGTTTGGAAAATACTTTCAAAATATTGGATTGGATGCAGTTGTAGGAAGTGTGGGCAGTGGAGCTACTCTGCGTTTGATTTCAGATATTGAAGGTGTTCGCTATACAGAAGGAAGATTTCTTCCATATTTCTTCCCCGATGTTTTCCATGAAGGAGGAGATCCTTTACAGGAAGCAAAAGTAAACTGGGTAACAGCACGTCGTGCAATCTTAAGAAAGCCGCTAGATCGTATTGGGTATGGCGGATATTTAAAACTCGCAATGAAATTTCCTGCATTCATTGATTATATTGAAAAGGTTTGTGAGGAATTTAGAGAGTTATATGATCATGTGAATCAACAAAAGCCTTATACGCATTTAAATGTTGCGGTATTAAATAGCTGGGGAGAACTTCGTAGATGGGGAACGCATATGGTGGCGCATGCGATTCCATATAAACAAACATACTCTTATAATGGAGTTATCGAAGCCTTAAGTGGATTCCCATTTGATGTTCGCTTTATCAGTTTTGATGATATTCGCAACAATCCATCTGTTTTAGATGATATAGATGTAGTCATCAATGCAGGAGATGCTTATACCGCATACAGCGGTGGAAAAGAATTTGATGAAGGAATCGTTACGACACTTAGAAAATATGTAGATAATGGAGGAGGATTCATCGGTGTAGGTGAGCCTAGCGCAAATGAAAATGGCGGTAAATTCTTCACTTTATATGATGTGTTAGGAGTTGATAAAGAACTTGGTTTTACATTGTCCACAGATAAATACAATTGGGAATGTAAAGAACATTTTATTAGTGAACAGCTGACACAGGATGATTTTGGAGAGGAAGTACGTAATATTTATGCATTGCGTGATACAACTGTGATTCGTCAAAAAGATCATAATGTAAATCTTGCGGCAAATTCTTATGGAAAAGGTCATAGTGTATATATTAATGGACTTCCATTCTCTTTTGAAAATGCACGATTACTTTATAGAAGTATTTACTATGCAGCTGGAAAAGAAGCAGAAATGAAACAATGGTATAGTGAAAACTATAACGTAGAAGTGAATGTATATCCATCAACAAACAGTTACTGTGTGGTGAATAATACCTATGAACCACAAAAAACCATAATCTATACAGATAAAGATAACTTTGAAGTAGAACTAGAAGCTAGTGAAATTCGCTGGTTTACGATGTAA
- a CDS encoding arylsulfatase has protein sequence MKKKANVLLLMCDQFRGDCLSICNHPDVKTPYLDSLANDGVLFEKAYSACPSCIPARAALLTGRSQEAHGRVGYEDNIPWEYEHYMAEEFSNHGYQTQCIGKMHVHPPRLLCGFQGLKLHDGYLGAYRSQDIPHWMHQDVCDDYLFDLRNTYGMHADFNASGAECNSWVTHPWIYEERLHPTNWVAEQSIRFLQTRDRTKPFFLMSSFVRPHQPLDPPQTYYDMYKDKDLAPSAKGDWNDEEKTNEFGYTSDSIYGCNDAQMRHDAKAGYYASITHVDHQLGRILSALREDGTYDDTIILFVSDHGEMLFDHSLWRKVFPYEGSTHIPFLMHVGKNVAHLLPHKVDGIVELRDVMPTLLDLCDIPIPDTVDGISLKESIYQEKPVEREYLHGEHSFHSSLSNHYIVTKKDKYIWYSETGREQYFDLEKDSKETHDAIHDDIYQTRIQKLRQILIQELKNREEGYSDGIQLIAGKQPKNMLEHPFTKKEN, from the coding sequence ATGAAAAAAAAAGCAAATGTTTTATTGTTAATGTGTGATCAGTTTCGAGGTGACTGCTTATCCATCTGTAATCATCCTGATGTAAAAACACCGTATTTAGATTCTCTGGCAAATGATGGTGTTTTATTTGAAAAAGCTTATTCGGCTTGTCCAAGCTGTATTCCTGCAAGGGCTGCTTTATTAACAGGAAGAAGCCAGGAAGCACATGGACGTGTAGGATATGAGGATAATATCCCATGGGAATATGAACATTATATGGCAGAAGAGTTTTCGAATCATGGCTATCAAACGCAGTGCATTGGAAAAATGCATGTACATCCACCACGTTTACTATGTGGATTTCAAGGGTTAAAGCTGCATGATGGTTATCTTGGGGCTTATCGTAGTCAGGATATTCCACATTGGATGCATCAGGATGTATGTGATGATTATCTGTTTGATTTACGAAATACCTATGGTATGCATGCAGACTTCAATGCCAGCGGAGCGGAATGCAATTCCTGGGTAACCCATCCATGGATTTATGAAGAACGATTGCATCCTACCAACTGGGTAGCTGAGCAAAGCATTCGTTTTCTACAAACAAGAGATCGTACCAAACCCTTCTTTTTGATGTCTTCTTTTGTTCGCCCTCATCAGCCATTAGATCCCCCACAAACATATTATGATATGTATAAAGATAAAGATTTAGCCCCAAGTGCAAAAGGGGATTGGAATGATGAAGAGAAAACAAATGAATTTGGATATACAAGTGATTCTATTTATGGCTGCAACGATGCACAAATGCGCCATGATGCGAAAGCTGGATATTATGCATCCATTACTCATGTTGATCATCAGTTAGGAAGAATTTTATCTGCCCTAAGAGAAGATGGTACTTATGATGATACGATTATTTTATTTGTAAGTGATCATGGGGAAATGTTGTTTGATCATAGTCTATGGAGAAAAGTATTCCCATATGAAGGAAGTACACACATTCCCTTTTTAATGCATGTAGGGAAAAATGTCGCACACCTGCTTCCTCATAAAGTAGATGGTATCGTTGAACTAAGAGATGTAATGCCTACTTTACTAGATCTATGCGATATACCAATTCCCGATACCGTAGATGGAATTTCTTTAAAAGAAAGCATTTACCAAGAGAAACCTGTAGAAAGAGAATATCTGCATGGAGAACATAGCTTTCATTCTTCCTTAAGCAATCACTATATCGTAACCAAAAAGGATAAATATATCTGGTATAGTGAAACAGGAAGAGAACAATACTTTGATTTAGAAAAAGATTCAAAAGAAACACATGATGCCATTCATGATGATATATATCAAACACGTATCCAAAAGCTGCGCCAAATCTTAATTCAGGAATTAAAAAACCGAGAAGAAGGCTACAGTGATGGAATACAGCTTATTGCTGGAAAACAGCCAAAAAATATGCTGGAACATCCATTTACCAAAAAAGAAAATTAA